The genomic region AATAAACACCTTGCTTGAACAAACGCTTTGTCTGTGAGTGTCCTCCTcgagcagggccacctagagtCAGTTGCCCAGTACCATGTCAAGATGGCTTTAGAATACTGCCAAGGTGGGAGACTCCACGatctctctgggcaaactgTACAACATGCTTTACCTTTTGGTTAGCCCtaaagtggtcaggcagttggactaggtgatctttaaaggtcccttccaactgaactattctaaaAGCTGAAGCTTTTCCCCTGCTTTCCCATCACACTGGTGCTGTTAACACCGACCATTAACTGTGCTCTCACATCCTATGACTAGAgattgcatttgctttttttaatgtgtcaTTGCATCTTTAGCTACACAAATCATTTGGTTTTGATACGactgtaaaaatgtaataaCATGGAATTGTTTTGGCATTCACGTACACCGGTTGCAGTCTCCCAAATCACATTTGAGGCACTATATATCATTTTAACTTAGGACACTCATCCAACCCAAATGAATTGGGCTTTAACAAATTTTATAATCTGAATGGACACTTAGCTTTAGTTGAAGCCTTGGTATATAAGTTTACCATGAgctgtttgctttaaaatcaaattaagaataaaacttCGAACAAGCATTCTGGAGGTATTGCTAAAAGAAACTAGTACCTCTTGTAAGCAAGGGTGACAGGAAGATCATCAAAAATTTTGTAATCATATAAGTTCAGATGGAAACTTGCATGCTTTGCTcactcatttttattgtttggtAATAACATCAAAGCAACAAGTTATCCCTTTGCTTTACTAGGATTTTGGTGCTTGCTACTTACCGTTTCATAACTCTGATAAGTAACAAGCAGATTTGTTTGTCCAATATCGGtcagcagaaataaagagaTTTGATTACATAGCCAGGATAAGTTCTTGTGCCTAGACACGTGAGCAAGGCTGGGATGTCTCTAGACCAGGTGTCCTCTGACAATGCAAAGCACACCCTGGGCACCTAAGGTGATTTGTTCTGTTAATGAGGAAGGATGAGTACTCCAGCCCCAGAAGGTTGCAGCCGTGCGTATGCCTGGCCATGATTTTGTTAATCCTGCACCAACCTCCTGCAGCGGGCTCGTGTCCCAGCCTCAGTCTGTCCCCAGGGAGATGCCTGACACCCAGGGTTGGGGCTGCCccactgccctgctcctgctggggaggTGGGATGTGTCCTGGCCACGAGGCCCTGACCCACCACCCTTTggagcccccagcccttgtTGCGCCCTGACAACTTCAGCATTAAATTCCAGCCGTCCTTAAACTGCAAGTTAGTTTAAACAACCTGAAGTGGGTTGGGTGAGGCCAAACCTAAGCTGAAGCTCAGTGGTTTGTTTATATTCCACaccaaaacaaaagtaaacagaaacaaacctgTATCATTATCAGcacttttctgctgtttgaaaacaactaagttttctttgaagaaaaaaagctcaggGAAAACCTTAtaaccagcttttttttttttttataatccaGCTGAGTTCACATAAATGAGAgctaaactgaaataaaagtttcCACAATCTTCTACTTTTTTTACAATCCCAGTTTAATTCAAACAAGAGTAACTGCACGCAGACCTGCCCTGAGCAACCTCTATCACATcaagaatttaaaatgatgtATAATTACTGGAGTCCTATCATTTACAATTATGTTCACTTCAGACTTCCTTTACTTTGACAACAAATGTAAAATGACCTTTGAAAATCTGCGAATTTATCCCACCGCATCTTTTGCAGTTATGTCACATTTTCAACAGAAATCAGTTAGAGAAGAGCTGTCCTACAATGTCCCaagttttcttccagaaaaagtCAGCAGAACCAATTATAACAacaacatacaaacaaaaaaaacacctcggCAACtctttcatttataaattaCATCTTTGCCAAGTGCTTCCCTGCTGCATAAAGCAGGTTGCTGCTTCTCACTTCAGTTCCTTGTGTTTTGTCCCTCagcttgaaaaacatttttgcaactTGTTACGAGATTTTATCCCTTTAGACAGACAGACTGCCAGATCAAAAGCAGATGTTGAACAAAATCTGAGAGGTTCAACCACTAAGAGAAACCTCGAGTGCTCTTAACCTCTGCAACACCACACTGGCAGCTGACAGCGCTGCCATTTTGCCTGACTTGCTCAGTACATAAAATTAGGGATAGGAGGGAGGAGGCACTGAGCTACATAGCTTCCTGTTTCTTGCCACTGCCATAGCACCTGAGAGTTTTTCACGTACTAAGAACTAGGTAATCAACCTTCTGTATAATTCATATAGGTcccctctcatttttctttattcctggTAAAGCTTTCAATGCCTACAAAGGGTGCTTGTAGCTATGTAGTTCAAGCAGATCAGCTTTAAATCAAACAAAGGCATTGCAGCATCTCTCATGGTTATTACATCACTGCCTCGGCCACTGTCTTCTTGAAGTTGGTTCCACAGGCAAAGCTAGGAGTGCTTCAGTCCCTTGTTCTCCTGCTCCTTTTTGAATCCTGTCTCAGAAAGCATCCTTGTCTCACCACAGTCCCAATGAAAACAGATCATTCCCCAAGGAGTTCTCACCTTGAACGTGCCTGCCCTCCACACAGAATCTCACTTCTCTGTTAGCACCAAGTTTTTTCCCTGTAGCAGGAGAGTTTTCATTTTAGCGTTCTGCTTTAAAAAGGTGAAGTCAGAAGTGTTGTCTTCTAAAAGTGTCTAGAGAAAGGTTCTGGGGATTTGCTTGGTGATGGGGAAGAGACTGAAACAAAGGAGTCACAGGGTGTCGTCatattctgagaaagaaaaaagctgttcaTAGACTTATAGAAATGTCATGGGAATTAATGGATTTGCACAATGACAAACCAACCAAGAAAGGGAATACTTCAGCACTTGTCTGTAGGGGCTCAGACCTTCCAGCTTTGTGTGCTCTCCCCATCTCAGCTTCATCATTGCTCAAgcttcagtgccagggaaaaTAGATGCTAATGCCATGAACAGACTGACACTACAAATTCAGGATCAGACCAAcacttctccaggctaaacagctCTTCTTATTGCCACTTTCCAAGATAACCCACATATCCCTAGGTAGAATTTTGAATCAAGgataatgtgtgtgtgtgttttgagaGGTACCTTCTACTTCAGTACTTCAGGATCTGAAAGCTCTTGACACAGTGTGTCCCTGGGTCTGTATTTTTGCCCAGCAGTGGTACTGTGCTAAAAAtggtagtaataataataacagagCATTGCTTGGAGCTTTCAGTCCCTGACAGGGGAATCTACTGACTCTCAGGTGGAAAGGAAAGAATGCCAGAGATTCAAGTATAAACTAGTGTTTTACTGTCAAAAATTACATTGAGCATCTTGAACACAGACTAACAAGACTGACTGTATTGGTCTATGCATAAACTGATAATTCTGTAGCTCCAGCCCAGGGTTCGGCTGCCTGCCCTGTGCTCATATTGCACAGTAgagctgtgcaaaaaaaaaaaaaacacaacttttccTGGAAAACTGTTGATGAGCTGCAGGAGTTTGTAAGCTAATAtcaggcaaggaaaggaaagggggggaCAGGACAGAAGTAACATTGCTGAGATAACAGGTAGTAACTCAAGGACAAAAAGACACcacatgagaaggaaaaaaaaactaaggaCACACCTGAAGATATAAATCAAGCAAGGTCAGGTATCTGTCGTTCCAACATTCCAAAGAGGATACATCCCCCCCATCAGACAGCCTGGACAGCTCATCAGGCATCTGCACATCTAGCGTGTCATCATTGCCATGGATGTCCTGCCTGCAGAGTCTGTGACGCCTGACGCCATCATAAACACCAGCAGAGGAAGGTGTGTCCATCAGAGGAGTGCAGGTTTGCACTGCAGATCCCTGCAGTGATGCCATGCCCCATTCAGGGGACAGCGCTTCCCAAAACAAAGTCACTCAACTGCTAACGACTCAAAACCACTTCACTGAAAGACAAGTACACTATACAGTGTGCTGTATGCCTGTGCCTAACAAGCACATCAAGCACCTGTGTGGCATGAATCCTTGGGCTCATGTGAGTGCACCTCTGTGTGTTAGTTCTGTTAGTTCAGTTTGCTCTGTTCAATTTTTCCGAGCTCTTTAACCACATTATTACTGTATTTCATCTGGGAAGTGCTGTCTGGGAGCTTTTGGTATTTGAATGACATTGGCGATCCCAGGTCTTGAAAAAGGAGTATTACTGCCTGTTGCACCAGCACGAAGTTGTCGAGCGTGACTGTGAGTATAAGGGGCTGTACAGAGAAGAAACAGCCCTTGCCGCTATGAAAGTACGTACTCACAGACTcccttctgctctttttttttttctgaaggataGGGTTTACTGTGAGCATCCTCCTCAAGCACGGCCACCTAGAGTCAGTTGCCCAGTACCAAGTCGAAATGGCTTTAGAATACTGCCAAGGTGGGAGACTCCACAATTTCTCTGGAGAAACTGTACAAGTGCTCAGTCATCCTCACATTGGAGAAATGCCttctgatgttcagacagaacctgCTGTGTTGCTTTTTATGCCCAATGCCATGTGTCCTGTCTCTGGGCACCAGCAAAAAGGGTCTGGTTCTTTCCATCTTGAAAATGGCATCAACAGCAGCAGTTGCCACGTGCTGAGAAGAACACAAGGCCTGCAAGGTCCCAGTCGTGCCTGAAGGAGTTTCTGTGCCCCGACGCTCGTGGGCCATGTGAGCCGTGCTGGCGGAGGCACCAGCCGGCAGGCCACTGCTCTCACGAGGGGCTGGGCAAACCACGAGGGGGTATGGACTGAGCATGCGGCCAGCTTGAACAGCAGGAGGCCGCAGGAACGTGCCTGAGGGAGCACCAGCGGCCTGCGCACGCCAGCAGGGAGTGGGTGCAGTGGGAGGCACAACCAGCACACACCCACAGCACGAGAGGGGCTCTGTCAGTGGGCGGCCTGGACAGTTCTGCTCTGCTCGTCTGCTCTGCCTCACCAACAGGCCTGGGCTATagccccagcagcctcctcAGCCAACGGCAACGCGCATTCCCTCAAGCGTGTGGAAGCAAGAAGGCGCAGCCTTGGGAACCGCTCATCAGAAAGCCATCCCCTCCACCGCTGTTCCTCCAGCACCCAGTCGGACCGACACGGCCATCCAGATGGAACGCCAGTTACCTCACACGACCACCCAGCCCTCAGGCTACAGGATGCACATTGGGCCATTCCCTGAGATGGAGAACCAGGGCAAGCACACCAGTGCAagctgagcctcctcttctccaggctgaaccaccccagctccctcagctgctcctcgtaagacttgttctccagacccctcaccagcttcgttgcccttctctggactctcttgagcacctccatgtccttcttgtagcgaggggcccagaactgaacacagtactcgaggtgcggcctcaccagagccgagtacagggggacaatcacttccctagccctgctggccacactgtttcttatgcaagccaggatgctgttggacttcttggccacctgagaaCACTGCTGGatcatattcagccgactatcaaccaatactcccaggtccttctctgccaggcagctttccagccactcatctcccagcctgtagcgctgcttggggttgttgtgccccaggtgcaggacccggcacttggccttgttgaacctcatacagttggcctcagcccatcggtccagcctatccagatcctcctgcagagccttcctgccctcgagcagatcaacacacgcacgtaacttggtgtcgtctgcaatgttactgagggtgcactcgatcccctcatccagatcatcaataaagatattaaagagaactggtcccagtactgagcccAGGGGGACTCCACttgtgaccggcctccaactggatttaactccattcaccacaactctctgggcccggctacccagccagtttctaacccaacgaagcatacgccagtccaagccaagagcagccagtttcttgaggagaatgctgtgggaaactgTGGAGCTATAAACAtacattccattttttttatttcatgtaattACACGTATTACAACACGTGAATGAGTTCCTGCCTGGCTCAATGcaagagctgctgcccagccatTTGGCAGGACCCATGACAGCCTGGTCTTTGCCCCGCTCCTCTGTGGGCCAGGCCAACTCCCTGATGGGTCCAAACTTCAGCCACTAAAATAAATCACCTTTGAGCTCATCTTGCCCAGGGAAAGCCCTGGTGAAGGACTGGGAGTGAGTGCATGCAAGAAGGCAGGAGGGTTAGCACGACTGCCCATTCTTGTCTGGTGAGCCACTGGATGGCTCCTGTCACACCTACACCCAAAGTGGAGGATGCTCTCCCATCGCTGCCCAAGGCTGACCATCACTCCTCCAGCCTGGAGGCACCGTCAGCAGGGAACATGCCAGCCCCAGTCAAAATCTCACCCATGCCTTCAATGCAGGTGGAGAAGGGAACACAAATCCCTCCTGCTGGAACAGCCCTGGGGGACCAGCGTAACTCCGACGAGCTGCAAGAACAAACCTCGAGATTCGACCCAGTGGGAGCAGAGGACCTGTCTCTCCTTGCCTCCCACTGCAAGCCCTCCTGTTCCAATGACTGTCTAGGGGTTACTTTTTCAGAACTTAACGTGGAATGGCACACGAGGAGCACAGCCTCCACAGGCTACATCACCCAAATCTCTTTCTGCAGACGGCCCTGGGGGCTCCCATGAGCTGTGCAAAGAGAGCCCGGGGGACTCTGTCCAGCCACGTGCCTCTGCACTCGGGTGACACCAGGgcctgggctgcccagggcaaCTGGGCATCGCTGTGCCAGGGCGGGGACCgagggcggggcgggggcgcagGTGACATCAGAGGACGTGTCACAATGGGGGAAGAAGACGTGTCACAATGGGGGGCGGCTTTTAAGGCAGCcgcaggcagcgctgctgcaTTTTGGCCTGAGCCATCGGTGAGTGCAGTACCAGGGGGAAGATGGGGCtaggccagggctggggcacaaATGCTGGCCTCCCAAGGGCTTGCTAAGCCTGCGGCCAGGACTCAGCCGCTCAGGGCAGGGCTCGCGGCTGTTGCCGCCAGCACTGCCCACAgtccctgctgccttcccagcccCTTCGCCCCCTCTCCTACCTGACCCTAGGGGTCTGCGGCTCCTGCCGTagctcccacccagccccactGACCCGCTTCTCTCTCACCTCTTTCAGACCATGGCTTCGGCACTTTTTTTCGTCCTGACGTTCCTGGGTTTTGGCCCGCAGAAGGTCGGCGATGAATTAGATGCAGATGCAAATGAGCACATACAGCAGCGTGTGGAGATGCTGCAGGAGCGCATGATGCAGCTCCTGTGGGAAATTGAGAAGAGGGACCGGGAGCACCACAGGCGCGATGCCATGCAAGCCGTGCTCTTGTCTGTGTTGCTGCGCTGGCAGTTCTGGTTCAGCATTGGCGTGCTTGTCCTTTTCTTCTGGTACCTGTGGCGGATTCTTAGAAGGATCCGAGagcctgacagcagcagtgaggagGAGAGCTCCAGCGATGAGGAGGACAGCTCCAGTGgcgaagaggaagaggagagctcCAGTAgcgaagaggaggaggagagctccaGTAgcgaagaggaggaggaagagcaacAAAGACCACAACCAAACCCCAATGATGCAAACGATCTGGCTGATTATGTAAGTCAGCGCATCTACTGGCCACTTCCAAATCCAACCATCAGATGCTATCAGGTGGCAGAGGTGGTGGAAGACCTCCTGAATGCCTACAGCTCGATCTTTCAAGAGAGTTTCTTTCCGGAGCTGCAGTCAGCCATCGGAGTGGGCAGTGCCTTTGAAGGTTGGAGTCCCCGTGAGAACGACACTGTCTACCGCCTACTTGTGCCCATGACAGCCCCCCGTGGGCACTCCTTCCACCTGGAGCTGGGCAAAGAGGACGATATCCTGGCGAGGAACTCCTCTATCCGTGTCGAGTTGGAGTGCACGTGCGCGAGGGAGCAGGCCTTTGAGGACATGCTGTGCTTCCTCCACCATTCTGAGGATGAGCTGAAAAATCAGGAGCCGAGCCTCCTAGACACCCTCTGCACCGACTCCTACCTAGATGCGGAGAAGACTGCAAGGTGGTTCCAGAACTTTGTGAAAACAGCCTGGGTGGTTATGCCTCAGTCGCACCTTTACAATGTAAAAGTGCTACCTTCCGCCCGCTCCTGCAAGTTCCAGATGACAAATGCTACCAAGAGAAACCTCACCATTGAGATAATCTTTGGAGTTCAGCAAGGCAATTCAGACATCTTCCTGAGCAGCCAGAGGACGGAGGCCATCATCACCCCCAGCACAACGTGgccacagagctgtgctgttgCAGAGAGGAAGTTCTTCCAGCACATAAACGCCGAAGCCTGGTTCTACAGCTTACACCTCAAGTGCATGCAGATCTGCGCCCGTATGCTGGTGGGCACAAGCATTTCCACTTATGTCATCAAGACTGTTGTCATGCACCTCCTGACCTCCGTCCCCTTGGAAACGTGGCACAGGGAGGATTTTCTGCTGCGGCTGGATGATATCATTCGGTACCTGCACTGCTGCCTGGAAGAGAAACGCCTCAACCACTTCTTCTTTGGCAACGAGATGGTGCCCGATGTGATTGCCCTGCCACCAGCCTTCCAACTTTCTGGCCCAGTCAACCTTTTCGAGCACCTGGAGCAGGACACACGTGCCTACACCCACATGCTGGAAGAGTTCCAGGAGCTGCGCAATCGCCTCACAAGACTGATGATCTATGGACACTGAAAGAGGCCTTCGTGCACAGACAGGGCGCTCTGCTGACAGCAGGTGATCAACTCTTACCACTCTGTGGGGAGCCAGACCTCACGCAGCTCAAGAGACTGCTTCATGGACGTTTGACGCAGAGACTGCCGATACCAACTGGGCAGGCACTGCCCGTCCCCTTGGAGGCTCCATTCCATTGGGAGCTTTGGCCTCAGCAATAAACACCTTGCTTGAACAAACGCTTTGTCTGTGAGTGTCCTCCTcgagcagggccacctagacTCAGTTGCCCAGTACCATGTCAAGATGGCTTTAGAATACTGCCAAGGTGGGAGACTCCACGatctctctgggcaaactgTACAACATGCTTTACCTTTTGGTTAGCCCtaaagtggtcaggcagttggactaggtgatctttaaaggtcccttccaactgaactattctaaaAGCTGAAGCTTTTCCCCTGCTTTCCCATCACACTGGTGCTGTTAACACCGACCATTAACTGTGCTCTCACATCCTATGACTAGAgattgcatttgctttttttaatgtgtcaTTACATCTTTAGCTACACAAATCATTTGGTTTTGATACGactgtaaaaatgtaataaCATGGAATTGTTTTGGCATTCACGTACACCGGTTGCAGTCTCCCAAATCACATTTGAGGCACTATATATCATTTTAACTTAGGACACTCATCCAACCCAAATGAATTGGGCTTTAACAAATTTTATAATCTGAATGGACACTTAGCTTTAGTTGAAGCCTTGGTATATAAGTTTACCATGAgctgtttgctttaaaatcaaattaagaataaaacttCGAACAAGCATTCTGGAGGTATTGCTAAAAGAAACTAGTACCTCTTGTAAGCAAGGGTGACAGGAAGATCATCAAAAATTTTGTAATCATATAAGTTCAGATGGAAACTTGCATGCTTTGCTcactcatttttattgtttggtAATAACATCA from Anser cygnoides isolate HZ-2024a breed goose chromosome 5, Taihu_goose_T2T_genome, whole genome shotgun sequence harbors:
- the LOC136790978 gene encoding inositol 1,4,5-trisphosphate receptor-interacting protein-like 1, whose protein sequence is MQAVLLSVLLRWQFWFSIGVLVLFFWYLWRILRRIREPDSSSEEESSSDEEDSSSGEEEEESSSSEEEEESSSSEEEEEEQQRPQPNPNDANDLADYVSQRIYWPLPNPTIRCYQVAEVVEDLLNAYSSIFQESFFPELQSAIGVGSAFEGWSPRENDTVYRLLVPMTAPRGHSFHLELGKEDDILARNSSIRVELECTCAREQAFEDMLCFLHHSEDELKNQEPSLLDTLCTDSYLDAEKTARWFQNFVKTAWVVMPQSHLYNVKVLPSARSCKFQMTNATKRNLTIEIIFGVQQGNSDIFLSSQRTEAIITPSTTWPQSCAVAERKFFQHINAEAWFYSLHLKCMQICARMLVGTSISTYVIKTVVMHLLTSVPLETWHREDFLLRLDDIIRYLHCCLEEKRLNHFFFGNEMVPDVIALPPAFQLSGPVNLFEHLEQDTRAYTHMLEEFQELRNRLTRLMIYGH